From the genome of Streptomyces sp. NBC_01304:
TTACGACGACGAGGCCACCGGCACGCACCGCGCGTGCACCGGCGTCGTCCTGTCCAAGACCCGGACCCTCGCCACCCCCGACTGCTTCACCGGCATGGGCACCGGCGACTTCGAGTGGGAGTACAACCTCGGCACCGGCCAACTCGCGGGCGGCGGCGAGCAGGTGGCGTACCGCAGTCACCCGAAGTACGACGCGACCAGCCGGTACGCGGCCGTCACGGTGGCCAACCGGCGCACACCGGACAACTCCGGCAAGCCGGTTCTCGCCACCGGGTCGGACTCCGCCCTGTGGGCGGCCGGTGCCAAGGCGACCTTCCACTCCTGGGCCGGGCTCGACGCCGACAACGCGCCGCGCGTGCGGCACAGCGAGCAGGTCGTGGTGAAGTCGGCCGCCCAGTGCGCGGAGCTGCTCGGCGGGGCGCTGCCCGGCGGCACGCTGTGCACCGCGCCCGCACCGGGTGCCCCGCCCGTCGCCGACGACGACCAGTGCTTCGGTGACGCCGGGGGTGCGCTCGTGGCCGGCGGCAGGCTCGTCGCCGTCTCCGCCACGCAGGCCACCGGGTGTGTACGGGGCGGCGTGCGCGTGTACACCAAGGTGGCGTCGTACCGGCCGCTCATCGACGAGTGGACCCGTGGCGTCGACACCCACTACCGGGACGCGGGCAGCATCCTCGCCAAGGAGCCGAACGACCTGGTCGACGTCTGCTCGACAGACGTACGGCGCAAGCTGGAAGGCTGCGGCGTGGACGACACCGGCAGCTTCGACGGCACCGGCTACAACACGCTGCTCCAGGCCGGCGACATGAACGGCGACGGTTTCGGCGATCTGCTCGCGCGCACGTCGGGCGGCACGCTCTACCGGGTTCCGAGCCGGGACTTCGAGCTCGCCGACTTCGACCACCGGGTCCGGATCGGCGGCGGCTGGGACGCGTACAGCCGACTGGTCGCCGTCCGGGACATCTCGGGTGACGGCCGAGGCGACCTCGTGGCCCGGGACGGCTCGGGTGTGCTGTGGCTCTACCGCGGCACGAGCGACGGCAAGTTCGCGGCCCGGGCCCGGATCGGCGGTGGCTGGGGGACGTACAACACCCTGGCGGGCCGCGGCGACCTGTCCGGCGACGGCCGCTCGGACCTGGTGGCCCGGGACGGCTCCGGAGTGCTGTGGCTCTACCGGGGCAACGGCCGGGGCGGCTTCGAGCCGCGCAAGAAGATCGGCGGTGGCTGGGGCCGGTACAACGCGATCGTGGCCAGTGGCGACATGGACCACAACGGCCGCCAGGACATCCTGGCCCGCACCCCGGGCGGCGCCGCGTACCTCTACAACGCCGATCACACCGGGGGCTTTGCCACGCCGAAGCAGCTCGCCGAGACCCGCCTGAAGCGGTACTCGCGAATCAGCTGAGGCGACGCCTCGTGCTGCCGCGGCGCCCATGCCGGCGCCGCGGCAGGCCCGAGGATCCGCGCACTAGCCGGGCCTGATCGCCTCGTGTGCCGATACCCGATCGGCGCACGAGACGAGTCCGGCTATGCTCGGGGATGCGTTGACGCGGACCGTTAGCTCAATTGGCAGAGCAGTGGACTTTTAATCCATTGGTTGTGGGTTCGAGTCCCACACGGTCTACCTCCGGCGGGTTGGCGGATATGCCGTCTGACCTGCGCTTGAGCGCCCTGCCTGGGTTCACCGGGTGGGGCGCTTCTGCTTTTGCTGGTCCCTCGCCGGCCCGATACGTGTCCGAGGTGATCGTTATGGGCGAATGGCCGAGCATTTCCTGTACGACCTTCATGTCCGCCACGGCCGCAAGGGCGAGCGTTGCCGCACCGTGGCGCAGGTCGTGCAGCCACTCGCCGTTCTCCTGCGTGAAGACACGTTCCGTCTCGGCGTACGCCTCTCCCCAGTTGAGAAGAGCTGCGGCGGCGGTTGCGGGCCCGGGGCCCCGTCAGCCGCCCAGCATTCGCTCCCCCAGATCGCTTCGGCCGTACAGGACCACGCGGCCGACGCGGGCGCGGGTCACCAGGCCGGTGTTGCGGAGGGTGGCGAGGTGCTGGGAGACGGCGCTCGGGGTGATCGACAGGCGGCGGGCGAGGGTGGCGGTGGTGGTGGGGGTGTCCAGGGCCGCGAGGACGGCGGCCTTGCGGGGGCCGATCAGGGAGCCCAGGGCGTCCGGGGCGGGGGCGGTGACCGTCTCCCACAGGGTGGCGACGCCCCGGGCCGGGTAGGCGACGCGCGGTACGTCACCGATGGGGGCGGTGGCCCTGCGGCCGAACAGGGTCGGGCACAGGGTCAGGCCCCGGCCGGACTCCACGCGGTGTGGGGCCGTCATGCGGTGCAGGCGCAGAATCCCCGAGTCCCACTGCACGTTGGAGTGGAGGCTGCCGAAGAGCGCGGCGGCACCGCCCTCCGCCAGGAGCTGGGCCCGGTGCAGGATGTCCGCCTCCAGGACCCCTCGCATGCGCGGCCAGTGAGGGGCGAGGGCCAGATGCCAGTACGACTCCAGGATGTCCGCGATGCGGTCGCGGACCTCTGCGGGGGTGCCTCGGAGGGTGGGCGGGAGCTCTTCGTCGCGGTAGGCGGCCGCGAGGTCCGCCGCCACCGTCGCCGGGTCGGTGCGGCGGACCGTCGCCAGTTCCTCGGCCAAGTCCGGCATCCGGGCCAGCGGGCGGGGTGTGATGAAGTCCGGCAGCCAGCGGCGCCGGCTGACCAGGGAAAGGAGCAGCTCCGTGTCCAAGGCGGGCAGGTCGTCGCGGATCAGGCGCAACCAGCGCAGGTGAAGCGGGAATTCGCCCGGGTAGCTCAGCGCCCACAGACTGAACGAGGTCTCCTGCAGCGGTGAGATCGCGAAGCGCACATGGGCCAGGTCGTCCACGTCCAGGATCATCTCGATCATGCCGCGAGCCTAATGGAATAAGGCGTCGGCTAAATGTCTACCTCGTGTGCCGTGCCGGGCGGTGGACTGATCGGCATGTTCCTGCCTCCCCCCGGGCCCCTGCGGGCCTATGCCCTCATGTCCTTCTTCGACTCGCTCGCCCGTGGCGTGATGCTCGCGGGCGGCGTCCTCTACTTCACCCGAGTCGTCGGCCTCGGCGCCGTTCAGGTCGGGGCGGGGCTGTCCGTCGCCACCCTCGTGGGGCTCTCGGCGTCGCTGCCCACCGGGGTGCTCGGAGACAGGATCGGTCACCGAAGGCTCCTCGTCGGCCTCCACGCGGCGCGGGCCGCGCTGCTCGCGGCGTATCTGCTCGTCGACTCGTTCCCCGTGTTCCTGCTGGTGGTCGGGCTCGCCGGGCTCGCGGAGAGCGCCGTGGAGCCGGTGCGGCAGGGCTGCCTCGGCACCCTGACCACGCCCGGCAACCGGGTCGAGACCCTCGCGTACAACCGGGTCGTGCACAACGTCGGTATCAGCCTCGGCACCCCCGCCCTGGGTGCCGCGCTCGTCGCCGGGACCGCGTTCGCCTTCCGGCTGCTCATCGCCTTCGGAGCGTTGGGCATCCTGATCGCCTGTGCGGCGGCGGCCCGGCTGCCCGATCGCCGTCCGGAGAAGTCGCCCGGCGGCAGCCTGATGACGGTCCTGCGCGACCGGCCCTACCTCGGACTCGCGCTCCTCAACGGGCTGCTGAGCCTGCACAGCGAACTCCTGGAGATCGCCGTGCCGCTGTGGGTCGCCGAGTACACCGGCGCGCCGGCGTGGACCGCGCCCCTGCTTCTCCTCGTCAACGTCTTCCTCGCCATCGGCTTCCAGATGCGGGCCGGGCGCGGCGTCACCGAGGTCGGCTCGGCGGCCCGCGCCCTGCGGCGGGCGGGTCTGGCGGTGCTCGGCTGCGCCCTCGCGTTCGCGACGACCGGCTCGCTGCCGTCGCCGCTCGCGGTGGCCGTGCTCGTTGTCGCGGTCACCTTGCTGACGGCGGCGGAGCTGTTCCAGTCGGCGGGCTCCTGGTCGCTCTCGTACGAACTCGCCGCACCCGAACGGCTCGGCGAGTACCAGGGTGCCTGGAACGTCGGCACCCAACTCGGCCGCGCGGGCGGCCCGTTCGCCATCACCCTGGCCCTGAGTGGCCTTGGCGCGGCCGGCTGGGTCGTACTCGGTCTGACGTACGCGGCGGCCGCGACCCTCGCCCTGCCACTGGCCCGACGCGCGGCGGCGACCAGGCCCCGGGCGGCCGAGGTCCGAGAACGCGCCGCCGAGCGGTTGGCTGGTGTCTGAGCCAAGCCCGGCTCAGGGCTGCCGAGCGGTGAGCCCGAAGTGAGCCCGCACGCCTTCGGACCACGGTCTACGTGCGCGCGAGCGCCCCGTCCGGCTTTGCCGGGCGGGGCGCTTCGGCGTTCCCGGGCGGCCTTGGGGATGGAATGCCCGTTCTGGGCTACGGTGCGGCCTGTGTCCCTTGATGATCGCGGAGGTGCGCGGCCCGTTCGGTTCGGGGTCGTGACCGTGCTGGTGGGGTTGGGTGCCGGGGTTGCGGGGGCGTTGCTCGCGCTGTTGCTGCACGGGGTGCAGCACGTGGCGTACGGGTACGGGGAGGGGCCCTTCCTGGCGGGGGTCGAGGCTGCGTCGCCGGGGCGGCGGGTGGTGGTGATGGCCGGGGCCGGGGTGCTGGCCGGGGTCGGGTGGTGGGCGCTGTACCGGTTCGGGCGGCCGCTGGTGAGCATCGGTGCGGCCGTACGTTCCCCGGGCGGGGAGCGCATGCCGCCGTTCGCCACCGTCTGCCATGCGCTGCTCCAGATCGTGACGGTGGGGCTCGGCTCGCCGCTCGGTCGGGAGGTGGCGCCGCGTGAGGTGGCCGCGGTGTTCGCCGGGGAGTTGACGCGGCGGACGGGGCTTTCGGCGCGGCAGTGCGGGACGCTCATCGCGTGTGCGGCCGGGGCCGGGCTCGCCGCCGTGTACGACGTACCGCTGGGCGGGGCCGTCTTCACGCTGGAGGTGCTGCTCGGCTCCTGGGCGCTGGGGGCCGTGCTGCCCGCGGTGGCCACGGCGGTCATCGCCACCCTGGTCTCGTGGCTGGTGCTGCCGGACGAGCCGGTGTACCAGCTGGCCCAACTCACCGTCGGCGCCCCGCTGATCGTGTGGTCCGCGCTCGTCGGGCCGGTCGTGGGGGTGTGTGCGTACGGGTTCTCGCGGCTGGCCGGCGCCGCGCGGGAACGGGCTCCGCGCGGGGGGCTGTTGCTGATCGCCGCGCCTGCCGCGTTCCTCGTCGGCGGGCTGCTCGCCGTGCCCTATCCGCAGCTGCTCGGCAATGGGAAGGCGCCTGCCGAGGTCGCGTTCGAGACGCAGCCGGCGATCGCGCTTGCCGCGGTGCTGCTCGTCCTGCGCATCGGCATCGTGCTCCTTGTGCTGCGCGCGGGGGCCCGGGGCGGCCTGCTGACGCCGTCGCTCGCCAATGGGGCGCTGCTCGGGGTGGTGGCCGGCGGGGCGTGGCAGCTGCTGTGGCCGGGGGATTCACCGGCGGCGTACGCGGTCGTGGGGGCCGGGGCCTTTCTGGCGGCGGCTCAGCGGATGCCGCTCACCGCGGTCGTCCTGATCCTGGAATTCACCGATGCGCCGCGGGTGTTGGTGGTTCCGGTGCTGGTTGCCGTGGCGGGGGCCATGGCCGCGAGGTGGCTGTGTGAGAAGTGGGCCGGGCCGCGTGAGAAGCAGGCCGCGTAAGAAGACCATCTCGGGCGGGATCCTCGACGGGCATGCGGGAGTGCAACCGCCGGTGATCCTCGCCGCGCTGGCGGGGGCGATCGTCTGGAACGTACTGACCTGGCTGGCCGGAATCCCCAGCAGCTCCTCGCACGCCCTGGTCGGCGGGCTGATCGGCGCGGCCGTGGTCGCGGCCGGCTGCACGCCGTGAACGGCGTGGTGATCGTGGAGAAGATCATCGTGCCCGCCGCGCTGTCCCCGCTGATCGCGGGCGTCGCCTCGTACGCGGCGACGCAGGTGGTCCTGGTGAATCGGCCCTCGCGCAGCGCGTAACTGCCGCTGCCTGAAGGGAAGTTCAGAGGCTGGATTCAGTCCCTGACGTGCCCGGTCGGCCACAGATTGCGCACCGGTACGTCGTGGCTCTCCGCATACGCGACCACGTCCGCGGTGCCGCCGTGGCCACGGGCCGGCAGCCCGTCCCAGACCGCGATGAGCTCGTCGACACGGTCGACCAGGAGCTCGCTGCCCGCCATGTGCGCCTCGTCGGTGACCTCACGAAGTCCGGTCGAACGGACGTCGGAGGCGCGGCTCAGCAGATCGTCGTAGACCGGGAGGTGCCACTCGGGCAGTTCCGTACGGCATTCGTCGGCGGGCAGCATCACTTCGATGCGGCCGCCATGGTCCAGAACCGCCTCGGCGAACCAGACGTCCGGGCCCTCGGCGAGGCAGCTCACGCCGACCAGTTCATCGGGGTCGTAGGCGGCCACGGCAGCGCTGATGGCCCGCCGCACCACCTTTTCGGTCTCGCCGTGCAGTCCGCGATGTCCCGTGATCCCGAGCTTCATGGCATCCCCTAAAAATGGCCCAATCTTCTGAAGGTAGCCGAACTTTGGCCTCAGCCGAAGATGGCCGTCGGGTCGCCGTTGAACCAGGTGTTGTCGATGCGCATGTGACGGATGAGCCAACGGTCGCCGTCGCGGACGAGCTCCACGGCGTACGGGTTCTTGAGAAGTGCGTACGTCGACGGGTCCGCGGTGAGCAGGTGCTGGGCCTCGACCAGCGCGGTGAGCCGTGCGGTGTCGCCGTCGACGGTGATGCGGACGTTGGTGACCTGGTGGGTGGTGTCCACGCGGCCGTCGAACAGACCGAGGATGGTCGTCACGATCGTGTCCCGCCCCACCATCAGCGGCGGCTGCGCTCCCCACTTGGCCGCGGCGGGGCGGAAGTCGAGCTCGGCGTCGGCGGCGAAGGAGGAGGCGAACAGGTCCTTGTCCTTGAGGTCCTGGCCGAGGCCGAAGCGGTACAGCGCGTCGGTGATCTCGGCGCGGTCGCGGAGTTCGCGGACCGTCGCGTCGAGGTCGGAGGCGGGGGAGGACAGGGCGGCGAGGTGGGCGTTGGGGTTCGCGTTCAGGTTGGTGTTCGGGTTCGTGTTCATGGCTCCACTCTCCGGCCGAGGGCCGCACTTGATCAATGAGTGCCTGTGCAACGATCGTGAAGTCACAGTTAACGATGGGGGTTCACGGTGCTGGAACGGCATGAGATCGAGGCATTCCTGACGCTCGCCGACGAGCTGCACTTCGGCCGCACCGCCGAACGCCTGCACGTCTCCACGGCCCGGATCAGCCAGACCATCCGCAAGCTGGAACGACGGGTCGGGGTCCCGCTCTTCGACCGCACCAGCCGGCGCGTCGAACTCACCGCCGTCGGACGGCAGTTGTACGAGGACGTCGAGCCCGCCTGGAAGCTGGTCGGCGCCGGACTGCGCCGGGCTGTCGAAGCGGGGCGAGGGATCACCGGGACCCTCAAGGTCGGCTTCGTGGGCGCGGCGGCCGGCCAACTGGTGCTCGGCATCGCCGAGTTGTTCCAGCGCCGGTACGCCGAGTGCCGGGTCGAGGTCCGTGAGGCGCAGCTCGCCGACGGTCTGCCGTGGCTGCGCGAGGGCCAGGTGGAGGTGCTGCTCACCTCCTTCCCGGTGGCCGGGGACGACCTGGTGACGGGGCCCGCGCTGGTGACGGAGGCCCGGATGGTCGCGGTGCCGGCGGGGCACGCCTTCGCGGGGCGGGAATCGGTGGGGCTCGACGAGGTGGCGGGCCTCGACGAGACGGCGGGGACCGGGGAGATCCTTGAGCCCGGGGACGCCTCGACCTTTCAGGAGCTCCTCGGGCGGGTCGGGGCCGGCCGGCGCGTCCTCGTCGTCGGCGCGCAGACCAGGCGCTACTACCCGCGTCCCGATGTCGCCTACGTCCTGCTGAGCGATGCCCCGCCGCTGGAGTGGGGGCTGGCCTGGCCGGCGAGCGGGGCGTCGGCGCGGGTGCGGGCGTTTGCGGAGGCGGGGGAGGAGCTGGTGGGAGGTCGGGCTTGAGCGGGGGCGGTGCCGCGGGCGAGCGGGCGGGCCGGCCGGAGATTTCCCCCTTCCGGGTGGTCACATTTCCGCGGCTCGGCGCGTCAAATAAGTGACGGCCGCAGTACGTGAGTTGAGAGAGGTGCCCAGATGACCCCGCCGCCCGCCCGACCGCAGAAGCAGCGCAAGCAGGACACCCTGCACCGCCTCGAGCACGACGTCGACGTCTGGGTGGCCACGGCCGACCCGGCGACCGGCACCCCGTACCTGATCCCGCTGTCCTACTACTGGGACGGCAGCACCGTGCTCGTGGCCACCCCCGCCGCCAGCCCCACCGGGCGCAATCTCCGGGCGACCGGCAAGGTCCGCCTCACCCTCGGCCCGACCCGCGACGTCGTCCTGGTCGAGGGCACCGCGCAGGCCTTCGAGCCCGCCGAGCTGCCGGACGGCGTCAAGGACACCTTCGCCGCCCGAAGCGGATTCGAGCCGCGCGGCCTCACCGCCCACTACCAGTACTTCCGCATCACCCCGCAGCGGATACAGGCATGGCGCGAGGGCAATGAGCTGCAAGGCCGCGATCTCATGCGCGACGGGCGCTGGGTTCTCCCAGACTGACGCCGAAGGGTCCGCTGCGGCTCCACACGTCGAGCTCGCCGCGGCCGTTCTCCGCGTCGAGACGGCCGGTTCTGGCCCACCCCCAAGCGGTGAACGCGGCGGTCGCGGCCTCGTTCCCCGGGTCGAGCAGCGTGGTGAGGAGGGATGCGTCCACCCGCATCAGCAACTGCCGGTGCAGCCGGCCCGCCACGCCCGAGCGGCGGTGGGACGGCAGCACCATGAGCTCCGCCAGGGCGAAGACCCGGCCCGAGGCGGTGAGCTCCTCGAAGCTCCCGAACGCCCCGCCGCCGTTCAGCCCGCGCCACCAGTGACCCTCACGATGCGGCGGATATCCATAGACACACCCCGCGATTGCCGTGCCCGCACTGGCCACGAGCATGTCGAAACCGGGGCGCTGCACATCGTCGGAGAACCGCTCCAGGAAACTCCGACGGTCCAGATACTCGTGTCCCGGCTCACCCCTGTAAGCCGCGACGTAAAGATCGGCGATGGCCTCTCGCTGCTGATCTGCCTGCCAACGGGTCAGCCGCCGTAGGAACACCTCTGCCATGTCAACATCGTGACAGCGCAGGGCTGTTGGGGGAACCACGGGGGCGTAGGGAGACCGGCTGGTGAGCGGCCCGGGGAAATGGTGTGCGCGAGGGCTCGCCGAATGGCGTACAGTGGTGTTTACCGACGCGGGGTGGAGCAGCTCGGTAGCTCGCTGGGCTCATAACCCAGAGGTCGCAGGTTCAAATCCTGTCCCCGCTACTCCAGTACTGAGGCCCGGATCTCCTAGAGATCCGGGCCTCAGTCGTTTCCGGTCTCAACCGCTCCTGGAGTCGTGGCCGGATACAGAGGGTCACCGGGGACCCCTTTTGCGTGTGCTGCGATGCGATCAGTAATGTCGCAGGCACGATGAGTTCCATGAGTCGTACGAGGCCGGCGGTGCAGGAGCGGCGACGGGTACCCGTCGCCGTGGTGCTGCTTGCCCTCGCCCTCTGCGGTCTCCTCGCCGGTCTCTGCCAGACGCACGACCACGCCCTCGGCGGCCCCGCCGCCCCGGCCGCCCCCTATGTGTCGTCGGCCTCGGCGTCCTCGCCGGTCGGGCACCTCGGACTGCCGCACGGGTGCGCCAACCAGGGGCAGGGCGAGCACACGGCCCGCGAGCACCATGTCGCCGGCCAGCAGGCGGAACGTACGGAGAGCGGGAACCCCGGGCGGGAAGTCGTCGTGGCGGCAGGACCGCGCGACGGGTACGACGTGTGTGCCCCGGTGCGGGCCGGGCCCAGAGGGGCCGGGCGGG
Proteins encoded in this window:
- a CDS encoding FG-GAP-like repeat-containing protein produces the protein MTRRPVTRRPARRAVRRRAVVAVAFSTLLAGLLGGAIEAAPSAQAAATVPSWVIPLYYDDEATGTHRACTGVVLSKTRTLATPDCFTGMGTGDFEWEYNLGTGQLAGGGEQVAYRSHPKYDATSRYAAVTVANRRTPDNSGKPVLATGSDSALWAAGAKATFHSWAGLDADNAPRVRHSEQVVVKSAAQCAELLGGALPGGTLCTAPAPGAPPVADDDQCFGDAGGALVAGGRLVAVSATQATGCVRGGVRVYTKVASYRPLIDEWTRGVDTHYRDAGSILAKEPNDLVDVCSTDVRRKLEGCGVDDTGSFDGTGYNTLLQAGDMNGDGFGDLLARTSGGTLYRVPSRDFELADFDHRVRIGGGWDAYSRLVAVRDISGDGRGDLVARDGSGVLWLYRGTSDGKFAARARIGGGWGTYNTLAGRGDLSGDGRSDLVARDGSGVLWLYRGNGRGGFEPRKKIGGGWGRYNAIVASGDMDHNGRQDILARTPGGAAYLYNADHTGGFATPKQLAETRLKRYSRIS
- a CDS encoding ArsR/SmtB family transcription factor, with product MIEMILDVDDLAHVRFAISPLQETSFSLWALSYPGEFPLHLRWLRLIRDDLPALDTELLLSLVSRRRWLPDFITPRPLARMPDLAEELATVRRTDPATVAADLAAAYRDEELPPTLRGTPAEVRDRIADILESYWHLALAPHWPRMRGVLEADILHRAQLLAEGGAAALFGSLHSNVQWDSGILRLHRMTAPHRVESGRGLTLCPTLFGRRATAPIGDVPRVAYPARGVATLWETVTAPAPDALGSLIGPRKAAVLAALDTPTTTATLARRLSITPSAVSQHLATLRNTGLVTRARVGRVVLYGRSDLGERMLGG
- a CDS encoding MFS transporter — protein: MSTSCAVPGGGLIGMFLPPPGPLRAYALMSFFDSLARGVMLAGGVLYFTRVVGLGAVQVGAGLSVATLVGLSASLPTGVLGDRIGHRRLLVGLHAARAALLAAYLLVDSFPVFLLVVGLAGLAESAVEPVRQGCLGTLTTPGNRVETLAYNRVVHNVGISLGTPALGAALVAGTAFAFRLLIAFGALGILIACAAAARLPDRRPEKSPGGSLMTVLRDRPYLGLALLNGLLSLHSELLEIAVPLWVAEYTGAPAWTAPLLLLVNVFLAIGFQMRAGRGVTEVGSAARALRRAGLAVLGCALAFATTGSLPSPLAVAVLVVAVTLLTAAELFQSAGSWSLSYELAAPERLGEYQGAWNVGTQLGRAGGPFAITLALSGLGAAGWVVLGLTYAAAATLALPLARRAAATRPRAAEVRERAAERLAGV
- a CDS encoding chloride channel protein yields the protein MTVLVGLGAGVAGALLALLLHGVQHVAYGYGEGPFLAGVEAASPGRRVVVMAGAGVLAGVGWWALYRFGRPLVSIGAAVRSPGGERMPPFATVCHALLQIVTVGLGSPLGREVAPREVAAVFAGELTRRTGLSARQCGTLIACAAGAGLAAVYDVPLGGAVFTLEVLLGSWALGAVLPAVATAVIATLVSWLVLPDEPVYQLAQLTVGAPLIVWSALVGPVVGVCAYGFSRLAGAARERAPRGGLLLIAAPAAFLVGGLLAVPYPQLLGNGKAPAEVAFETQPAIALAAVLLVLRIGIVLLVLRAGARGGLLTPSLANGALLGVVAGGAWQLLWPGDSPAAYAVVGAGAFLAAAQRMPLTAVVLILEFTDAPRVLVVPVLVAVAGAMAARWLCEKWAGPREKQAA
- a CDS encoding nuclear transport factor 2 family protein, which translates into the protein MNTNPNTNLNANPNAHLAALSSPASDLDATVRELRDRAEITDALYRFGLGQDLKDKDLFASSFAADAELDFRPAAAKWGAQPPLMVGRDTIVTTILGLFDGRVDTTHQVTNVRITVDGDTARLTALVEAQHLLTADPSTYALLKNPYAVELVRDGDRWLIRHMRIDNTWFNGDPTAIFG
- a CDS encoding LysR family transcriptional regulator — translated: MLERHEIEAFLTLADELHFGRTAERLHVSTARISQTIRKLERRVGVPLFDRTSRRVELTAVGRQLYEDVEPAWKLVGAGLRRAVEAGRGITGTLKVGFVGAAAGQLVLGIAELFQRRYAECRVEVREAQLADGLPWLREGQVEVLLTSFPVAGDDLVTGPALVTEARMVAVPAGHAFAGRESVGLDEVAGLDETAGTGEILEPGDASTFQELLGRVGAGRRVLVVGAQTRRYYPRPDVAYVLLSDAPPLEWGLAWPASGASARVRAFAEAGEELVGGRA
- a CDS encoding pyridoxamine 5'-phosphate oxidase family protein, with the translated sequence MTPPPARPQKQRKQDTLHRLEHDVDVWVATADPATGTPYLIPLSYYWDGSTVLVATPAASPTGRNLRATGKVRLTLGPTRDVVLVEGTAQAFEPAELPDGVKDTFAARSGFEPRGLTAHYQYFRITPQRIQAWREGNELQGRDLMRDGRWVLPD
- a CDS encoding GNAT family N-acetyltransferase: MAEVFLRRLTRWQADQQREAIADLYVAAYRGEPGHEYLDRRSFLERFSDDVQRPGFDMLVASAGTAIAGCVYGYPPHREGHWWRGLNGGGAFGSFEELTASGRVFALAELMVLPSHRRSGVAGRLHRQLLMRVDASLLTTLLDPGNEAATAAFTAWGWARTGRLDAENGRGELDVWSRSGPFGVSLGEPSARRA